The sequence CCATTGCAACCCGTTTTTATGAGTAATTTTGATTATGTTGACAGGGTTCTCTGTGGAGACACCTTTTTCTCTCATCTGGACTTCCACTCCCCTCGCTGGGGAGATATGAAGGAGGATAAAACTTTTTCGATTTGTAACAGATCTCTTGATTTTAGTTTTCAATTTATTTTCTGCAATCATCATGGCTGGATAGGCAGTAGCGATCTTTATGAGCTACTTCGACTTCCCACCGGAAGTATGTCATGGTTTCCCGAAGAAAAAAACAGCTATAGAATGACCAGCTACCGTCATGACTATGTTTGCAGCAACGATTCACATGGCTACGACTCATACGACGATCAGGTCTGGCAGGTTGATAAGGATGGCCGTGTTGAGAGTATTTTTATCTATTCAAAAGACAGTGATGATTCAGTAGGAAAATTGTTGGAACGCGTAGATCTTGACTATACTTCCTTTGGAAAGATCCAGAAGATAACCTATAGAGAATTTTATGGTACGAAGACAGCCTGCACAAATCAGTGGCAGCGAGAGTGGTATTACGATGAGCAGCACCGCGAGGCAATGATGATAAATTATTCGGGTTCGCCACGCAAATTTAATAGCAACGAAATCAACAGCTATAATTACCTTTTAAATCAGGCAATCACATCACAGAGCACTGTATTTAAGGCTAAGCTTGACTCGAATAACATTGACAATATGGTGCTATACACTTATGGAACATTTGGTATTGAGCAGGTAAACGGTTATTACGCTCCAGCAGATTACACAAACATTCGACACTATTACACCGACAGTATTTTTTATAACCCGGAAGGAAAAATTGTGCGTTATGTGGGTGGGTACGATATGATGGGAAGTTCAGGAGAAATGCTTTACTGTTATGATAACGAAAGCTCACGCTTAATGAGCGTAACAGGCCGTAGTAAAGGCTGTATCTATAAAAAAGTTCAACAATGGTTTTCATACACCGATAATAAAGTAAGCTCTTTACGAGAAAAAATTTATGATTTACAGCCTGTTTACATGGCGGAAAAACAAAGTGATCCTGTTGAGAAACTACAGGAAGAAAGGCTCTACACCTACCGTTATAAATCAGCGAAAAAATAAAAATTATAAGACTACCAATTTTCTTCCTTTTTGACATTTATCAAAAAGCGCAGGCTTGAGTTGGGAGAGAGTCTTGTTTTTCTACATTTGAATTACAAACCCTAGGCAAATGAAAAAAACGTCTTCTGCATTTATTCTGATTCTTGCGCTGATTTTAATAAGCAAATTTTCATTCGCTCAGATTGTTGATCCGCCCCTTCGCTATCCCCGCACTACTACTAAACCCGAAAACAGACAAGACAAATTTTCTCTAGCACTACGGGGAAAAGCCATAAGTTTTTTTGTGATCGAAGACGCCTATTTTTCTACTGCAACACTTGGAACTGAATTGTCTTTTAAAGGCGGACATAGCTTCGGCCTTGACCTTTCCTTTTTTTACTGGCGGTTCGAATCGGACGATGAAAATGATGTAGCTCAGTACGAAACCTACGAAAAGCGAAACTACCTTTACGTGGATTACAAATACAGACTTCTTGCTTTAAAAACATGCGATTTTTATTTGAATGCTTATGATAAGATTGGATCCTACCGATCATGGGCGGAGGGTGTTGCCGAAGGGTATAACGAATGGGAAACCCCATTTTTATCGGATAAAACAAAAGGTGTTTTTAACCAAGCCGGATTTGGCTTAGGTCTTAAAAAATTTTACAGCGATCGCTTTTATCTCGACTTAAGCGCAAACGCCGGCAAGGTTTTCACAAAGAATAACAGTATTACCTATGACGCCAATTCCAAAGTACTTATTAAAACAAACAATGAAAAAGCCAGTAAGCCGGTTTTTTACATCCGTGTTAATTTTGGCTATATATTAAGAGGAAATTATTCAAAAAAGAGACCAGAGCATTTTGATAAGAATTAATTTTTGAGCGTTGATAGACTATTGCTGTTGATTCAGATAAAAAAACAGTCTCCAAAATTTTAAGTTTCGCCATTGAAGCACTAAGTTTTTTTAGATGCGTTAACAACGTGCTACCACTCCCATTTTCTCTGTGCTAATTCAATTGTTACATGTGTAAGATGAAAAGATTCAGGTAAAATTTTTATCTTTATCTAAATTCTATTTATGAAAATGAACACCCAAATTCTTTTTCACACGGTTCTTTTGTTAGCCGGGGTAAAAAGTTACTCGCAAACCCTTACCTGCACTTCTACTTGTCCAAAGATTGGTGAAATTTTCAGCATTAAAACTTCTTCTCCTGTGCTACATACAAACGGCAAAAACCAGGTTTGGAATTTTTCGCAGGTCTATTATCTTCAGGGTTCGACAAAAGTAAGCTATGCAGATGCTGCTTCCATTCCCTCGTCGAGCTTGTATCCTCTTGCCAATCTTGTCTGCCTGCAAGGAAATTCTGAAAAATTTCTCGAGGTGAGTGATGATGGAATTTTATTAGCGAATTCTACAACAGTGTCTGTAACTAATCAATCTGTATTACTTCCTCTGCCCTTCTCGTATGGCAGCATTCATACTGAAACACTAGTAACTACATCGCTTAGTGGTTTAGATACTTTAAAAATGACAGCCATCAAAAACATACAGGCAGTTGGTACCGGAACGCTAATACTTCCAACAGCCACCTATACAGACGTACTTAGAATAACAGGAACTTTAAGCGAATCGCAAACAGTAAACGGAACGTCTGACGGTTACACCTTAAACACTACAATACACTACTACTACTCTGAGAAAATTTCACATCCTTTATTATACTCCGATCAGAGATCGTCAAGTGGTGGTACTGATTACGGTCCTAACACCTGGTTTTTATCAGAAATTACAACAGGTATTAAAAGAGAAAACCTGGATGAGCAAAACACCTTGGTTGTAAGTCCAAATCCAGCATCAGACTTCCTTCATGTTACCACTGTTCGCTATGAAGAAGGGCAGCTTCGTTTATTTAATGCTTTGGGTGACCTGGTGCTAAGCAAGACGTTTTCAGAGACGGAAAGGCTGGATGTTAGTAAACTGTCTGAAGGTTTCTACACGCTGTGCATCCTGCAAAATGGAAAACTACAAAGTAAAAAAATTGTAATAGCACGCTGATTTTTTTACATTCGGTGTACTTAAATTCAATGCCAATCATGAAAAACAGAATCGTGCTTTTCTGCCTTTTAATAATTCCCTTTTCTGGAAGTTCGCAGAATTACATATTTTATTTACATGGAAAAATTGTGGAGAATCAAGGTCCCGAAGCGGTTGACAAGGTTAACGGTTATGGTGAGTACCGCTACTATGACATCCTGGATTCTTTGAAAAAAAATTCTACCAGGGTAATAAGCGAAGTAAGAGCAAAGGACACAGATTTAAGAGTTTATGCTCAGAAGATAAAAAGGGAAATAGACAGTCTTATAAAGATGGGCATCCCTCCTTCTAAGATAACGGTTATTGGCGCCTCCAAAGGTGCTTTAATTGCCATGTATGTTTCTGCCTTTGTAAAAAACAAAGCAGTGAACTATGTTTTTATGGCTGCTTGTTACAACAATGAAACTGAAACGGATCTTTACTTCTACGGAAACATCTTATCCATTTATGAAAAAAGCGACCTGGCAGGATCTTGCCAGGCTTACAGAACGAAATCATCCGGCATTACGCATTATAAAGAAATTCAAATTAACACAGGATTAAAACATGGATTCCTTTATCGCCCCATTTCCGAATGGATAAATCCTGCGAGGAACTGGGCAGCCGGAACATATAATTAATTACATTTGCTTTCTATGAAGTATCTATTTTCTCTTTGCCTTTTAATTTTGGTAAGTTGTCACAGCCATAAAACTGCTGAAAAAAAGTCTGACATTCCTGCCTGCGTGCAAAAAGCTGTAGAGAACTTTAAAAAAAATCCCTGTGAGAAAGGGCTAAGTGTGAAAGAATATACTTTCCAGGGAAAGGAAGTTTTTGTGTTTGGTCAGGATGGCTGCGGTAACGACATGACTTCTGAAGTAATGGACAGCAATTGCAAAAGTCTGGGTTTGTTAGGAGGTTTTGTGGGAAATGTAAAAATTAATGGTGAAGATTTTTCGAATGCCGTGTTTGTAAAAACGCTTTGGGAGAAGTAATAGCGTTATAAAAAACAGCGTCTTAATAACTGTAACAGGCAAAGCCCTAAAACCACCCAATTTTTAATACCTTTAAGTTTATATATTTTTTCGTGAGACCCATACACCTAATAATTTTAATTGCAGCTTTAACAGTTAGTGCCTGTAAAAAAAAGGATAAACCCCTTGAAGAGGAAACAGGTTCTACTCTGACAACCACAACGGGTTCAACAAACCCCAACCCCGAACCTCAGCCAGAATCTGATTGCAAGGACCTGCCTGAACCTCCAAAACCTTTTGGCTGGTATGACTCCACCGAAAATAAAGCAAAGACAGTAACCTCTTTTTTATTTGATCCCGTAAATCCGGATAGAATTATTTACGTAATTAACGGAGATGAATCGGGCTATAACAAACTCTTCTTTTACACCGTGCCTACAAAGCAATCTAAATACATATGTACGCTGGGAAGTTATTTGCCGGATGTAAACAAAAACGGATGGATTACTTTTAGTGATGTGGATAATAATATTTTTGTGGTAAAGAATAATTCGGACAGCGTGTACCAGTTAACTACCTATCAACATGGTAAAAATCCGAAATGGGATAATAGCGGAAGTTATATTTATTATTTCCAGGAAGCTTTTGCAGCATTTAATTCATCGATGATAAGAATAGATGTTTTGGGAAACCAGGCCGGCGTGTTCGACATGGATCTGCCTTATTTTACCAGCTTCAGAAATAGTTTTAAAACGTTGCTGGTAGAAAATAAAAACAATGCAGCCAATGTAAAAATCAGAGACTTTACAAACCTCGGCGATGAGAGGATACTTTTAAGTGGCCCGATGTACAGCAATGGAACACACTTCAATTTTAATAATCTTACTCTTGATAAGACGGATGAGAATTTTTTCTGGTCCAACTCGTATGGTATTTTTCGCTGCAACATAAGTTCTTTAAAGGTAGACACGCTTTTAAAAAATTGTCCCAACCAGATTTATAGAAATCCGGTAATTTCGTTTAAAAATAATGAGTTGACGTACACGCGTGAGTACATTACAGTATTAAGCTCATATCGTCTTTACCATGAGTTTAAATGCATGGAAATGAACCTTACTACGAAAGTATCATCGGAGGTTAAGATCTATCCTTAAGATAGTCATTTAAAATTTAATTAGTTTTTTTGAATTTGAATAAGATCAGACTTATTCTTTAATTAGTTATACTATTTTCTGGTGACCTTTTGGCCGGGAAATCCGCAGAAACCGCATCCGAACCTATGTGTTCTACTGTTTGCATACTACCATTTTGCAATGAGCCCCGCATTAAGTATCTGACTAAACAAGAGTTTTCTAAAAGTGATTGAGACTATTATTTGTAAGTGATTTCATTTAAACCAGATTAGCGGTATGGCCTTAAAGTTACTGCGCACTGATAAAATCTGATTGAAAATGAGTAGCTGACTGAATCTACCCGGTAAATTCCCAACATGGCCTACACCGTATCCAACTCAAAGACTTAGAACCGTAAGTTTGTTTACATTAATTTTAAGCGGATTTATTAAAGGAGTTCTTACACCCAATGAGAATTACGGATCATTTGGCTAGAAGTCTTTACAGAGAAAGACTTCTAGCTCCTGATTTTTTGGGCAAATATGATTTTGGTGTTAACAATTCTTTTAGTCGTAAGTATTTTGAAATAAACAAAATCAATTTAGTGTTTCAATGAAGATCAAACTTATTCTTTGATCAACTTTGCCGTTTTCTTCTGGCCATTATCCATTTTTACCGTTACAAAATATACTCCTGATTTCAGATTGCTGACATTTACCTGCGTTTCGCCACTAAATTTCTCATCCAGAATTATCTGCCCTGTCACACTGGTAATACTAACTACTGACAAGGCTTTGCTTCCTGATTTAATACTTACAAAATCATGCGCAGGATTAGGATATATAGTGAGATTTAAGTCCTTATTACTTCGTGATTCTATGCCTGTAATCGACATATCAATAGTTTCATCTTCAGACATATTTTTTCCACACCTTCTTACATAAACCATTTGACTGGCTATTGGTAAAATATTACCACATGAAGTAAGAATGGATACAGTTATTAACTGTGGGCCTAAACCATATCCTGTTGTCACTGTAATTACATTGGTAGAAGAATTTCCTGTCCAGCCTACCGGTAAAGTCCAGTTAAATGTTGCGCCTGTTATTGGAGGTACGGAATAGGTATATTCGCTTCCTGCACATGGCTCAATTTCTCCTGTTAATGGAATAGTGCATGCAGTGAAAAGTTGATATATTTCCTGCGGTGTTAAAACTCTGTCATAAAGATAATAATCATCCAAACTTCCCTCGAACCAGCGGATAGGATTTGGGAAGTTACTATCGTTACCGATCACAATAGGGGTTTGACCACCGGTATTTAGAATCTGGGTGCCGTTTCCAACGCCACAGGCTTGCGAAGAAACTAACAGAGCATCCACGTAAAAATCTACGCTGTTTAATTGCTGATTTCCTGAACCGTCATAAACGAGAGCAATGTGATGCCAGTTATTGTCAGTAATACAGGAATTACCCTTGGTTATTTGCTGTACGGCAATATCAAGGCCTAACCCCGCACATCCATAATTATATTGTGCCTGAAAAGCTTCGGCAATACCACCCGAACCATAAGTAAATAGCGCCATGGTACCGTTATTATTTGTTTTAGCCCAGAAAGCCACAGACCGTGAACTATTGCCCTGTGGACCCGGAGCTAGCATTTTAATGTAATCAGTGATCCCGTTAAAGTAATAAGCGCTATTGGCATTATTACAACGGTCAGATACTAAAGTTGCACCGAATACAGTGCCATCATTCCCGCTTGAAGAAAGATCGTTGGCATTGCCTGAAAACTCCCATCTGCCAATAAGACCGGCAGTTGGTATTTGGGCGTACAACAAGCTGTTAAAAACTATAGCAGCGGCTAGAAAAATTGGTTTTGTTTTCATTTTAAATTAATATTAGTGGGTTTGTTGCACGAAATTAATGCAGGTAAGCCGAAGTGTATCAGTGAAATGATTAGTTCACAGGATCTAATGAGTAATTCACATTAAATTTTATTGAGACTGCGGATTATTTCCTTTAATTTTATAAAGTTTTCGATAACAACTGGTATATTTTTTTTACTGTAAGATGAGTAGTAAGTAAGTATGAACGCGATAATTATTGATGATGAAAAAATTGGTGCTAACACCCTGCAGACACTACTCACTAAGCATTGCGGACACGTTAACCTGCTGGCTATAAAACATTCAGCGCCAGAGGGAATAAAAAGTATTTTGGATCTTAAGCCTGACCTTGTTTTTTTAGATATAGAAATATCTCCGGATACCGGCTTTGATGTAATAGATGCTACCAATCATCTCAATTACAAAGTGATCTTTACCACAGCGTATGATAATTATGCTTTAAAGGCCTTTAAAATACAGGCTATTGATTACCTCTTAAAACCTATTGACACAGAAGAACTTATACAAGCTGTGCAACATGCGCATTTAAGGATCAAGGAAAACGATAAGAGAACTAATGAACAATTAGAGACTTTTTTTAAAAGTATTAAGAATCCAGCTAAAAAAATATCACTTCCTACCGGTAAAGGGTTAACGCTGGTAGCGCCCGGCGAGATTATTTACCTCGAGTCTGATTCAAACTACACTAAAGTATTTTTAAAAACGGGTGAAAAAATTTTAATTTCCAAAACACTAAAGGACCTGGCCGAAAAATTCAGCGGTACTATTTTTTGTAGAGTTCATGCTGCTTACACGGTTAATCTAGATGAAATCGATCAATACATAAAAGGTGATGGTGGCTACCTGATCCTTAAAAATAAAGCATCCATTCCTGTTTCCAGAGCCTATAAACAAGAGCTACTTAACAAGATCGGACTTTAGAAATTTTTCGTTCCCAAAAAGAGGTATTTTTATTTTTATTGTCGTTCCAGAATTTTCAGGTTTGTCAATGATGGTGAGATTACAATCGAGAGAATAAATTTTATTTACAAGTACTAGACGCGCCCTGATAAAATCAATAGCAAGAGATTTATTCCCTTCCAGTTGGTAGTTTTTTTTCCTGCGGCCTGTGCCATTGTCATCAATTGTACACTCTACATATTTTTCGTTAATGGATTTAAATAAAATAGTAATTTGTTTATCCCCCTGTTTATTTTTAAGTCCATGCCAGATGGCATTTTCAACAAAAGGTTGTACCATAAGTATTGGAATATGACAATCTACCAAGGACGAAAAGCCTTCGGTTTTTACAGAACTTTGTATTTGGCCTTCAAATTTCAAATTCTCTATTTCGATAAATTGTTTGAGAAGCTCGATCTCAGATTCAAGTGAAATAGTGTCTGATAAATTACTTTCTAACGTTTTGCGGAGCAGGCGTGAAAATTTCACGAGATAAACATTAGCTTGTTCAATTTCCTCATTTAAAATGAGACTTTGGATCGAATACAATGAATTATAAACAAAATGAGGATTCATTAAAGCCCTGTTCACGCGCAGTTCCATTTCGAGCAATTTATTCATTAATTCAAGTCTTTCTTTTTCTTTTTTCTGTTTTTTACGAAGCCTGTATCTAATAAAAAAATAAAAGAGCATAAGTAGTGCCAGTACAGCATTTACTATTAACGCTCCTTTTAAAATGACTCTGTTTGAATTAGGATTTGGTGCATCGTACAAGACTTGCACTTCCTCATCAGTAAGCACCTTATCATAGAATTCCACATCATCTAAACTTCCCATGAGGAAGCGACTGTTTCTTTTATTAGCCGTAACACCCATCAGAACTGAATCGGACTCCAGGTAAATGTTCCCGAAATTTTTCACCAGCTTTCCCTGGAGCTCCCCGTCCAGATAAAAAGCAATAAATGTATCATCGAACGTTAAAACTGTATGATGCCATTCCTGAATCGGCATTTCATGTTTACTGGTTATAACCATCTGTTTTAAAGAATCTTTTGCACAGTTTACCGACAGAATACCGGTTTCGTAGTTATAATAAATACTATAGGACTCGTAAAAATCATCGCATGTGGTATATTTTGTAAGGATAATGGGGTTTATCTTACTCCCTGCGCCCGACGATACTTTACTTATAAGATTTACCCATAAAGAAATACTTCCAACCCTTGGCTTCAGTAATTTGTTCTTACCCAGATTAATGTAACTATTTTCGTTTCCGTATAAATAAATGGCGCTATTTGGATTGCCAAATCTATCTTCCGTATATCTCACTCCTACTAACTTAGCTTCAATGCCCCCTAAATTATCTCTGTTGCTTTTATTATTAAAAGAAAAATTCGCGACCGGGTAAGGTGAAATTTCAGACTGAGAGCAAAGCAAAGTATGCAGTGCCACAAAAAAAAGCAGGTATAATTTCTTAGATCTCAAAAAATCTTTTGTCTGCAATAATAGTTAATTAATTTTAGAAAGAAAGAAGCTTATAAATTAGCGCCTGTTACCTTCCAAGATAGTAAATGTCTTCATCCACTAAAATTACACCGTCGTCAATAAGCTCGTTAAAAGCTTTGATCCAGGTTTCACTGTTATTGCTTTTCATTTTTTCTTTCAGATCTTCCAGCGAATGCTGAGAAGTTTGCAGAATGGTGAGGATTTTATTTTTTACAGTTTCGTAGTCTTTCGGACGTTTTGAGATACACACATCGCAATGTCCACAATCGCTGTAATTAAATTCATTAAAATACATGAGCAACTGTACTTGCCTGCAAAGCTGATCATTGTTAGTATAATCGATAACTGAACTGATTTTTGAGCGGTAATTTTCTTTTAGCTTATGGTAGTTCTCCGGATTAAATTCCAAAAATTTAGTAGTTATCCGATCCTGCATAAAAACGAGTTTAGGCAAAGAAGATTGGGGAACGTAAGAAATAATTTCCTGCTTATCTAAATAAGCCAAATGTTCTGCGATGGTTGCAGCGCTAATCTTTACGCGATAAGCCAGGTCTTTTTCGTTGATGTGTACGTAATTTTCAAAAAGGCCGCCATAACTTCGCAGCAAGGTTTTTACAAGGGGTTCAAATTTTGGATAGAGTAATTCGAAATGGTAAATATCTTCTTTGTTAGCTGTAAACAATACCTTAGAAGGCTCGAAACCTCCGTCAAGGAAGGAAACATAATTTTCTTTCTCTAAAAACTTTATGCTGTTGTAAACTAAAATCGGAGAGAGATTATAGCTCTTGCATATTTTATCAATATCAAATTCCACGCTGGTTCCTTGCCCCGCGCCAATAGCCACCTGAAAATAATTGCAAATAGCCTGGTAGGTAGTTCTGATAAAATCCAGTTCAGGAAAAGCGAATTGAAAATTATCGAGTAATTTTTGCTGATCGGCTTTGGTGAAAAAAATAGTAGAATAAGCAATCTTTCCATCACGGCCTCCCCTGCCCGCTTCCTGAAAGTAAGCTTCGAGGCTTTCGGGCAGATCGAGATGCACTACGAAACGCACATCCGGCTTATCGATGCCCATGCCGAAAGCATTGGTAGCGCAAATAACCTGTACTTTATTATCGATCCACTGCTGCTGAACATTTTGGCGTTCCTCGTATTTTAGTCCGGCATGGTAAGCCATAGCGGAAATCTTATTGCGTTTTAAAAAACCAGCCAGCTCTACCGTCTTCTTCCGGTTACGCACGTAAACCAAACCTGATCCACCAATGTTATTTATTAGCTTAAAGAGCCGGTTAATTTTATCTTCTTCGAGTTGCACAACGTAGCGCAGATTTTTGCGAACGAATGATTGCCGAAAAACAGCTTGATCTTTAAACTCGAGTTGTTTCTGAATATCCTCTACCACGTGTTTGGTGGCACTAGCGGTAAGGGCAATGATTTTAACGTCTGGAAAGTAAGTGCGCAGCACGGAAATGTTAAGATAACTGGGACGAAAATCGTAACCCCACTGAGAGATGCAGTGCGCCTCATCTACGGCAACCAGTGTAATTGGTAAATAGGAAATTTTCTGAACGAAAGTTTCATTCTGCAAACGTTCGGGAGAAATATAAATAAACTGAACATGCCCCCTTGCCGCGTTATTCAGGGCAACATCTATCTCTTTAAAATTCATGGCGGCACTTATTGCAACCGCTGAAATACCCCGTTTTTGAAGATTTTGCACCTGGTCGTTCATCAGAGCAATCAATGGGGAAATTACCAGGGTGGTTCCACCGAGCACTAGTCCTGGTACCTGGAAACACAAGGATTTTCCACCCCCTGTAGGAAGCAGTGCCAGCGTGTCGTGTTTATTTAGAACAGAAAGAATAATATCCTCCTGCAAAGGCCGGAAACTGTCAAATCCCCAGTACTTTTTTAACAGGCTATGAATATCTTCTTTTATATTTGCGCTCAAAACTTCGCTAATTTCAGTAATTTTCAGAAATAATCGCGATTTAATTTCCTGAAAAGCAGGGTCCAACTAACAAGAAAATAAAACTGAAGTGATTTCCACCTATTTAAACCAAGTACTTCTGCTCATAAAGCGTTTATTGATTTGTTACCTGGCATATTTTATTTGCCGCCTGCTTTTTTATTTCGCCAACATGAGTTATTTCCGCAGTGCCGGATTTTGGGACATTGCCAAAGATTGTTTTTATGGATTGCGTACAGACTCCTTTAGTATAGTTATATCCAACAGCCTGTTTATCTTACTCTCCCTTCTTCCTTTAAATATCTTTTGGAATAAGGCTTACCAGAAACTGCTCAAATACGTTTTTGTTATTTTCAATACCATTTTTATTGCTGTTAACTGTATCGATATAGGTTATTTTCCTTACATCCGTAAGCGTTCAAGCGCTGATCTTCTGAAACAGGTGGGTGGTCAGAGTGACGTGATGAACCTGATTCCCCAATTTCTGAAAGATTTCTGGTATGTGCTTTTGTTTTTCATAGTGCTGATTCTACTCCTTAATTGGCTTTACAAACGCATAGAAGTTTTTTCAGAAAAGAAGTACACGTTTTCCCATATTGGACAATGGCTTGTAATTTTTCTTGTTTTTTTAGGCAGTACCACCTTAGCCGTAATTGCCGCGCGTGGAGGTTTGCAAAGAGTTCCTATAACCATTGTAGATGCAGGCGCAGCGACCAATTCTGAAGAAGTTCCCATTGTTTTGAATACCCCTTTCACCATTATAAAATCGATGGAAGATAAAGCTGTAGAAGAATACATTTTTTATACAGAAGCCGAATTAAAAGCAAAATACAATCCTATTCATGAATACAAAGATTCTGTTTTTAAGAAACAAAATGTGGTCATTCTTATTCTTGAAAGTTTTGCTAAAGAATATACAAAGCTCGGACGCCACAGTTATACGCCTTTTTTAGATAGTTTAATGGACAAATCGCTGGTTTGCAGCAATGCTTTTTCAAATGGATCAAAGTCTATTGAAGGTATTCCTGCTATCTTATCAAGCATGCCATCGTTAATGGAAAATCCTTTTATTAATTCGCTTTATTCTTTAAATGACCAAACCTCGCTGGCAACAGTATTGGGAGCGGAAGGCTACCAGACTGCTTTTTTTCACGGCGGCATTAATGGTACAATGAATTTTGATGCCTGGGCTTCTTTAGCGGGCTACCAGGCTTACTACGGAAGAAACGAGTATGGTAATGACGATGACTTTGATAATTTCTGGGGAATATGGGATGAACCCTTTTTACAGTACTCTGTAAGAAAAATGAGTGAATTCAAACAACCTTTTCACAGCTCTATTTTCACTTTAAGCTCACACCATCCCTACATGATACCGGTTCAGTACAAAAATAAATTTCCTAAAGGAGATCTTGAAAACTCAGAATCTGTTGGGTATGCAGACTATGCCCTGCGTAAATTTTTTAGTGCCGCACAAAAAACCAGCTGGTACAAAAATACCCTTTTTGTATTAACAGCAGATCATGGGAGTCTTTCGGATGATCCCTTTTACAGCAATGTTGTGGGTAACCAAACCATCCCTATTTTATTTTTTAAACCCGATAATTCTTTAACTGGAATTCACAAAGAGGTTTTTTCACAGGTAGATATATTACCAAGCGCATTGCATCTGCTGGGATACAATAAACCCTTCTTTAGTTTTGGTGAATCTTTTGCTGAGAAAAAACATGGGAACGATTATTTTTATGCAAATGCTAC is a genomic window of Sphingobacteriaceae bacterium containing:
- a CDS encoding alpha/beta hydrolase, yielding MKNRIVLFCLLIIPFSGSSQNYIFYLHGKIVENQGPEAVDKVNGYGEYRYYDILDSLKKNSTRVISEVRAKDTDLRVYAQKIKREIDSLIKMGIPPSKITVIGASKGALIAMYVSAFVKNKAVNYVFMAACYNNETETDLYFYGNILSIYEKSDLAGSCQAYRTKSSGITHYKEIQINTGLKHGFLYRPISEWINPARNWAAGTYN
- a CDS encoding DNA-binding response regulator translates to MNAIIIDDEKIGANTLQTLLTKHCGHVNLLAIKHSAPEGIKSILDLKPDLVFLDIEISPDTGFDVIDATNHLNYKVIFTTAYDNYALKAFKIQAIDYLLKPIDTEELIQAVQHAHLRIKENDKRTNEQLETFFKSIKNPAKKISLPTGKGLTLVAPGEIIYLESDSNYTKVFLKTGEKILISKTLKDLAEKFSGTIFCRVHAAYTVNLDEIDQYIKGDGGYLILKNKASIPVSRAYKQELLNKIGL
- a CDS encoding recombinase RecQ, coding for MDPAFQEIKSRLFLKITEISEVLSANIKEDIHSLLKKYWGFDSFRPLQEDIILSVLNKHDTLALLPTGGGKSLCFQVPGLVLGGTTLVISPLIALMNDQVQNLQKRGISAVAISAAMNFKEIDVALNNAARGHVQFIYISPERLQNETFVQKISYLPITLVAVDEAHCISQWGYDFRPSYLNISVLRTYFPDVKIIALTASATKHVVEDIQKQLEFKDQAVFRQSFVRKNLRYVVQLEEDKINRLFKLINNIGGSGLVYVRNRKKTVELAGFLKRNKISAMAYHAGLKYEERQNVQQQWIDNKVQVICATNAFGMGIDKPDVRFVVHLDLPESLEAYFQEAGRGGRDGKIAYSTIFFTKADQQKLLDNFQFAFPELDFIRTTYQAICNYFQVAIGAGQGTSVEFDIDKICKSYNLSPILVYNSIKFLEKENYVSFLDGGFEPSKVLFTANKEDIYHFELLYPKFEPLVKTLLRSYGGLFENYVHINEKDLAYRVKISAATIAEHLAYLDKQEIISYVPQSSLPKLVFMQDRITTKFLEFNPENYHKLKENYRSKISSVIDYTNNDQLCRQVQLLMYFNEFNYSDCGHCDVCISKRPKDYETVKNKILTILQTSQHSLEDLKEKMKSNNSETWIKAFNELIDDGVILVDEDIYYLGR
- a CDS encoding sulfatase; this encodes MSYFRSAGFWDIAKDCFYGLRTDSFSIVISNSLFILLSLLPLNIFWNKAYQKLLKYVFVIFNTIFIAVNCIDIGYFPYIRKRSSADLLKQVGGQSDVMNLIPQFLKDFWYVLLFFIVLILLLNWLYKRIEVFSEKKYTFSHIGQWLVIFLVFLGSTTLAVIAARGGLQRVPITIVDAGAATNSEEVPIVLNTPFTIIKSMEDKAVEEYIFYTEAELKAKYNPIHEYKDSVFKKQNVVILILESFAKEYTKLGRHSYTPFLDSLMDKSLVCSNAFSNGSKSIEGIPAILSSMPSLMENPFINSLYSLNDQTSLATVLGAEGYQTAFFHGGINGTMNFDAWASLAGYQAYYGRNEYGNDDDFDNFWGIWDEPFLQYSVRKMSEFKQPFHSSIFTLSSHHPYMIPVQYKNKFPKGDLENSESVGYADYALRKFFSAAQKTSWYKNTLFVLTADHGSLSDDPFYSNVVGNQTIPILFFKPDNSLTGIHKEVFSQVDILPSALHLLGYNKPFFSFGESFAEKKHGNDYFYANATHHLYKDSALYCFKVPDLFQVYYYKHDSTLSQQLLNKLPALDSAATVDFRAFIQAYNHTLLHNTGRVK